The Nitrososphaerota archaeon sequence ACTATTATTCCTACAATTGGTCCTCCACACATTCCTGCTAAGCAAGGCATTAATGCTCCTGGGTCTACTACAAGTGGAGGAACTAATGGAACTGCTATACCTAATCCTCTAAAAGCAAATCCAGCTGCACCAAATGCTGCAGCAAGCCCTATTTGTCTACTTGTTAAAAATGGCTTTCTAGTTGGAGCTTTTTCAGTCATTTTTCTTACCTCTTTTTTAGCTTATTATTAATCATATATAAAATTTAAATCTTTCGTTCTTAAGAAAATGAATTTAAATATTCTCTATTTTTCTATAGAAAAACTTAAAAATTATTATTAATCTTTTCTCTCTATGAAAAGAAATATGAATATAAAGGAAAAAATTTGGAAGGAAATAGACAATAAAAAATCAACTATAATTAAACTTGCTTCTGATTTAATAAAAATTCCAAGTGAAAATCCTCCAGGAGATATGAGTCAAATTAGTTCTTTCATAATTGATCATTTAAAATCATATGGTTTAAAATATGAAATTTACGAAATTGAAAAAGGAAGAATAAATATTATTTGTAAATTAGGTTCTTTAAATAAACCATTATTAATGCTTAATGGTCATATGGATGTAGTTCCAGCTGGCGATTCTTCTAGATGGAGTTTTCCACCATATAGTGGAGAAATAAAAAATGGCTTCATTCTTGGACGTGGAGCATCTGATATGAAAGGTGGATTAGCTGGAATAATAGCTACAATGGAATTTTTAGCTGAAAGTAACATAGATCTTCCCGGCTCATTAGTTTTAGTTATTGTTCCAGATGAAGAAACTGGTAGTACTTATGGAAATGAATGGATAATGAAACAAAAAATTTTCAATCCTACAGCCTGCATAATAGCTGAGCCAACAAGTATAGATTCTATTGATGTAGGTCAACGTGGAGCTTTATGGCTTAGAATTACTGTTAAAGGTAAACCTATTCATGGAAGTTTATCTCCATATCTTGGAGATAATGCTATAATGAAATCTTTTGAGATATGTAAAAAAGTTCTTAAACTTACAGAAGTAAAATCTACTCCACCATTAGATATAAAGGAAACAATAGATTTTTCACAAACATTTATTGAAAAATTAATTGGTTTTAAAGGAATTGGTAAAATTCTTATTTCTCCATCAGTAAATATTGGAATGATTAATGGTGGAACAAAAATAAATATGGTTCCAGATAAATGTAATATAGATGTAGATATAAGATTGCCAATAGGCCTTTCTGTAGAACAAGTAAAGAAAGAATTGATTTCACTTTTAAAAGAATATGAAAATGATATTGAAATAAATGTAATTACTGCTATGGAGCCTAATTATACTTCTCCTAAAGAAAATATAGTAAAATGTTTATATAAAAATATTAGAGAAGTAACTTCAATTGAACCAAAGATTTTTGTTCAATGGGCATCAAGTGATGCAAGATTTTTCAGATATGCCGGTATTCCAACTATACATTATGGACCATCAATAATTGAAGGAATTCATGGATATGATGAGAAAGTTAAAGCAGAAGATATAGTAATTGCTACTAAAGTTTATATTGGAACAGTTATAGATTTCTTTAAGAGTAATTTTGAATAAAAAGCGTGTTTAATATGTCTTGTATGAAAGAAGTTATTGATATTATAGACTTGCTTGATAGTGCTAAAATTAATGGTTTAGAAATTGCTAAATTTCTTAATTCATATGGTATTAAAAATATAGATGTTAAAACAATTATTAATAAAAAAGGTAAAACAGATTTTATTAAAATATTGATTCCTGGAATAAACGGTAAAAGTAATAATGGAAATGCTCCAACTCTTGGAATTATTGGAAGATTAGGTGGAATTGGTGCAAGACCAGAAATTAAAGGAATTGTTTCAGATGCTGATGGAGCTATAGTTGCTTTATCTTCTGCTTTAAAATTAGGTAAAATGATTCTTAATGGAGATCAATTGAATGGTGATGTTATTATAACTACTCATATTTGCCCAAATGCACCAACATTACCACATTATCCAGTTCCGTTTATGAATTCACCAGTTGATATGATGGAACTTCTTAAACTTGAAGTTGATGAAAGAATGGATGCTATTCTTTCTATTGATGCAACTAAAGGAAATAGAGTTATAAAA is a genomic window containing:
- a CDS encoding DUF1177 domain-containing protein, with product MSCMKEVIDIIDLLDSAKINGLEIAKFLNSYGIKNIDVKTIINKKGKTDFIKILIPGINGKSNNGNAPTLGIIGRLGGIGARPEIKGIVSDADGAIVALSSALKLGKMILNGDQLNGDVIITTHICPNAPTLPHYPVPFMNSPVDMMELLKLEVDERMDAILSIDATKGNRVIKIHGFAITPTVKEGWILKVSEDLINIYERVVGDVAYIVPITMQDITPYGNGIYHINSIMQPWLMTNAPIVGVATTARLPIPGCGTGCNYILGLEAATRFCIEVAKDFTSNKCKFYDEEEFKKIINLYGSMKNILRKF
- a CDS encoding ArgE/DapE family deacylase, whose translation is MNIKEKIWKEIDNKKSTIIKLASDLIKIPSENPPGDMSQISSFIIDHLKSYGLKYEIYEIEKGRINIICKLGSLNKPLLMLNGHMDVVPAGDSSRWSFPPYSGEIKNGFILGRGASDMKGGLAGIIATMEFLAESNIDLPGSLVLVIVPDEETGSTYGNEWIMKQKIFNPTACIIAEPTSIDSIDVGQRGALWLRITVKGKPIHGSLSPYLGDNAIMKSFEICKKVLKLTEVKSTPPLDIKETIDFSQTFIEKLIGFKGIGKILISPSVNIGMINGGTKINMVPDKCNIDVDIRLPIGLSVEQVKKELISLLKEYENDIEINVITAMEPNYTSPKENIVKCLYKNIREVTSIEPKIFVQWASSDARFFRYAGIPTIHYGPSIIEGIHGYDEKVKAEDIVIATKVYIGTVIDFFKSNFE